A stretch of the Gossypium hirsutum isolate 1008001.06 chromosome D07, Gossypium_hirsutum_v2.1, whole genome shotgun sequence genome encodes the following:
- the LOC107954409 gene encoding uncharacterized protein, with protein sequence MPCFTATPPHIFTVFLLFFCIWAPITQSVPDDSGFLRLPSDGFINVDESEGVCARFTKPASCPVNCFRTEPVCGVNGVTYWCSCADAFCAGTRVAKLGFCEVGSGGSTSFSGQVLLLVHIVWLILLGFSVLCGLF encoded by the coding sequence ATGCCGTGCTTCACGGCAACTCCACCCCACATCTTCACTGTCTTCCTCCTCTTCTTTTGTATCTGGGCACCGATAACGCAGTCAGTGCCAGATGATTCGGGATTTCTACGATTACCCTCCGATGGGTTCATCAATGTCGATGAGAGTGAAGGAGTCTGTGCAAGATTCACCAAGCCCGCGTCATGCCCAGTCAATTGCTTCCGAACGGAGCCAGTTTGCGGTGTTAATGGCGTCACGTACTGGTGCAGCTGCGCCGATGCCTTCTGCGCCGGTACTCGTGTGGCCAAATTAGGATTTTGTGAAGTTGGGAGTGGAGGTAGCACTTCGTTTTCGGGCCAAGTACTGCTTTTGGTTCACATTGTCTGGCTGATCTTGCTGGGATTTTCTGTATTGTGTGGTCTTTTCTAG
- the LOC107954407 gene encoding pentatricopeptide repeat-containing protein At4g01570, with product MRHGRTPISSFSSPLLKNPSIQLGNILLIASLTKTLLESGTRNLDPNSIPLSEPLVLQILRKNSLEPSKKLDFFNWCRSFKPNFKHSAVTYSHIFRTLCRSGFVEEVPNLLFLMKEDGVLVDSSTFKLLLDAFIRSGKFDTALEILDYMEESGACLNASVYDSVLVALARKGQVGLALSMFCKLLEACNGNDNGNSVVSSLPGSVAINELLVALKKADMRAEFKQIFDKLREKKDFELDTCGYNICIHTFGCWGDLGASLSLFKEMKQKEKSSSSCSFGPDLCTYNSLIHILCSVGKVKDALIVWEELKVSGHEPDVFTYRILTQGCSKSYKINDAMKIFSEMQYNGFAPDTVVYNSLLNGLFKARKLIEACQLFEKMVQDGVRASCWTYNIMIDGLFRNGRAEAAYTLFCDLKKKGQFVDGVAYSIVVLQLCREGQLEEALQLVEEMEDRGFLVDLVTITSLLVGFYKQGRWDWTERLMKHIRGGNLVPNVLKWKANMEALMKNPPKNRKDYTPLFPSRGDFIEIRSFAGQAMGNNVDSEDCDEKDQEMPFIETDQWSSSPYMDQLANQVKSSEHSSRLFSLRRGQRVKEKGIGSFDVDMVNTFLSIFLAKGKLSLACKLFEVFTDMGVDPVSYTYNSIMSSFVKKGYINEAWGVLNEMDEEVCPTDVATYNLIIQGLGKVGRADIASSVLEKLMKQGGYLDLVMYNTLINALGKAGYINEASKLFEQMRSSGINPDVITYNTLIEVHTKAGQLKDAYRYLKMMLDAGCSPNHVTDTILDNLGKEIDKLRLQKASIVCTNNNNGDDS from the coding sequence ATGCGCCATGGAAGAACCCCCATTTCTTCGTTCTCTTCTCCTCTCCTCAAAAACCCATCAATCCAATTGGGCAACATCCTCCTTATCGCCTCTCTCACCAAAACCCTATTGGAATCTGGAACCCGAAACCTCGATCCGAACTCCATCCCCCTTTCCGAGCCACTGGTCCTCCAAATCCTCCGCAAAAATTCCCTCGAGCCTTCTAAGAAGCTCGACTTCTTTAACTGGTGTCGCTCTTTTAAACCAAACTTCAAACACTCGGCCGTCACTTACTCCCACATATTCCGGACCCTTTGTCGATCTGGGTTCGTCGAGGAAGTCCCTAATTTGCTGTTTTTGATGAAGGAAGATGGTGTTCTTGTTGATTCTAGTACCTTTAAGTTATTGCTTGATGCTTTTATTCGGTCCGGTAAGTTTGATACTGCCCTTGAAATTCTTGATTATATGGAAGAATCGGGTGCTTGCTTGAATGCTAGTGTTTATGATTCGGTTCTCGTGGCTTTAGCTAGAAAAGGCCAAGTGGGTTTGGCTTTATCTATGTTCTGTAAGCTTTTAGAAGCTTGTAATGGCAATGATAATGGGAATTCTGTTGTTAGTTCGCTTCCTGGATCCGTTGCAATCAACGAGTTGCTTGTTGCTCTCAAAAAAGCTGATATGAGAGCagaattcaaacaaatttttGATAAATTGAGAGAAAAAAAGGATTTTGAATTAGATACATGTGGTTATAATATATGCATTCATACCTTTGGGTGTTGGGGTGATCTGGGTGCTTCTTTGAGCCTCTTTAAAGAGATGAAACAAAAGGAAAAGAGTTCCAGTTCCTGTTCGTTCGGTCCTGATTTGTGTACCTATAACAGTCTCATACACATACTTTGCTCGGTTGGCAAGGTGAAAGATGCTTTAATTGTGTGGGAGGAGTTAAAAGTGTCTGGCCATGAGCCTGATGTGTTTACATATAGAATTCTTACTCAAGGGTGCTCGAAATCATACAAAATTAATGAtgcaatgaaaatatttagtGAGATGCAGTATAATGGGTTTGCTCCAGACACCGTTGTGTATAATTCTCTTCTGAATGGATTGTTCAAGGCCAGGAAGTTGATAGAAGCATGTCAGTTATTTGAGAAAATGGTTCAGGATGGTGTAAGGGCCTCGTGTTGGACTTACAATATTATGATAGATGGGTTGTTTAGGAATGGCAGGGCTGAAGCTGCTTACACTCTGTTTTGTGATTTGAAGAAGAAGGGGCAATTTGTGGATGGTGTCGCTTACAGCATAGTTGTGTTGCAACTTTGTAGAGAAGGTCAGCTTGAAGAGGCACTACAATTGGTGGAAGAGATGGAAGACAGAGGTTTTCTTGTTGATTTAGTTACTATAACATCACTCTTGGTAGGATTTTATAAACAAGGTAGGTGGGATTGGACGGAGAGGTTGATGAAGCACATTCGTGGTGGCAATCTAGTACCCAATGTTCTCAAGTGGAAGGCAAATATGGAGGCTTTAATGAAAAATCCACCTAAAAATAGAAAGGATTACACTCCTCTATTCCCATCCAGAGGAGATTTTATTGAGATAAGGAGTTTTGCTGGCCAAGCAATGGGCAATAATGTTGATTCTGAAGATTGTGATGAGAAGGATCAGGAGATGCCATTCATTGAAACTGATCAGTGGTCATCATCACCATATATGGATCAATTAGCTAATCAAGTAAAGTCATCTGAACATTCTTCACGGTTGTTTTCGCTGAGGAGGGGGCAAAGAGTTAAAGAAAAGGGGATCGGTTCTTTTGATGTTGATATGGTGAACACTTTCTTATCTATATTTTTGGCCAAGGGAAAACTGAGCTTAGCCTGCAAGTTGTTCGAAGTATTCACTGATATGGGTGTAGATCCTGTTAGCTACACATACAACTCGATTATGAGTTCATTTGTGAAGAAGGGGTATATCAATGAGGCATGGGGTGTCCTGAATGAAATGGATGAGGAAGTGTGCCCAACAGATGTAGCAACCTACAATCTGATAATTCAAGGCCTGGGGAAGGTGGGCAGAGCAGACATTGCAAGTTCAGTTCTGGAGAAATTAATGAAGCAGGGTGGTTATCTTGACTTAGTTATGTATAACACCCTGATCAATGCCCTGGGAAAGGCTGGTTACATAAATGAAGCGAGCAAACTTTTCGAACAGATGAGGTCTAGTGGGATAAACCCCGACGTCATCACTTACAATACACTTATCGAAGTTCATACCAAGGCTGGTCAATTAAAGGATGCATACAGATATTTAAAAATGATGTTGGATGCAGGATGTTCTCCGAACCATGTTACGGATACCATTTTGGATAATCTTGGAAAGGAAATCGACAAACTGAGGCTGCAAAAGGCATCAATCGTGTGCACTAATAACAACAACGGGGATGATTCCTAA
- the LOC121219088 gene encoding uncharacterized protein, whose translation MWQMFGGIVATGENAWAPSSGVLPSGVLMGDDAPNEGFGDSDEHSNENECIPPDEVPSNPSHEIPNRRKQTLGVVHGKGKKSSSSRKSSRNTLTTQIEKLCESMASPRKSVNEIIFPHSQYTISNAMDALRALGDEIPKKDNLYYFATKMFQIPVKREVFLNLDPDDRVWWLRREYAEQNPIASFPSLVATSSFPFQPYHQPPPP comes from the coding sequence atgtgGCAAATGTTTGGTGGCATTGTAGCCACCGGAGAGAACGCATGGGCACCTTCGTCTGGTGTTCTTCCAAGTGGGGTTCTTATGGGAGATGATGCACCTAATGAGGGATTTGGTGATTCAGATGAACATAGTAATGAGAATGAATGTATTCCTCCTGATGAGGTACCATCAAACCCTTCTCATGAAATTCCTAATCGAAGAAAGCAAACACTTGGGGTTGTACAcggtaaaggaaaaaaatcaagttcaagtagaaaatcatcaagaaatacattaactactcagattgagaaattgtgtgagagtatggctagtccaaggaagtcagtgaatgaaattatttttcctcactctcaatatactatttcaaatgcaatggatgctttgcgtgctttaggagatgaaattccaaaaaaagaTAACCTGTATTATTTTGCCACCAAAATGTTCCAAATACCGGTGAAACGAGAAgtgtttttgaacttagatccagatgatagggtttggtggcttcgacgtgagtatgctgaacaaaatccaattgcatcatttccatccttggtagcaacatcctcatttcccttccaaccataccatcaaccacctccaccataa
- the LOC107954412 gene encoding ribosome production factor 1, with product MGGKRKTNENEGMEGEEDSKHNIKKMEKEKSEILPSSIKNKEKRSAVHAKLKHQKKLDKRKKLKARDAAAKRALELGEEPPPKQIPRTIENTREADETVCMPDDEELFAGNDADEFSAVLKQDRTPKILITTCRFNSTRGPAFITELLSVIPNSHYHKRGTYDLKKIVEYANNKEFTSIIVVHTNRREPDALLIIGLPDGPTAHFKLSSLVLRKDIKNHGNPTSHEPELVLNNFTTRLGHRIGRLIQSLFPQSPNFRGRRVVTFHNQRDFIFFRHHRYIFETKEIKQSESKGKKAKDTKGESISKEKVIARLQECGPRFTLKLVSLQHGTFDTKGGEFEWVHKPEMDTSRRRFFL from the exons ATGGGCGGAAAAAGAAAGACGAACGAAAACGAAGGGATGGAAGGAGAGGAGGATAGCAAACACAACATTAAAAAGATGGAGAAGGAGAAGAGTGAGATACTTCCTTCCTCCATTAAAAACAAGGAGAAGAGATCTGCTGTACACGCCAAACTCAAGCACCAAAAGAAGCTCGACAAACGCAAGAAGCTTAAAGCTCGCGACGCCGCCGCTAAACGCGCTCTCGAGCTCGGAGAAGAG CCTCCACCGAAGCAAATTCCTCGCACTATTGAAAATACGAGAGAGGCTGACGAGACAGTTTGCATGCCTGATGATGAAGAG CTGTTTGCTGGTAATGACGCTGATGAGTTCAGTGCGGTTCTAAAGCAAGATCGTACCCCGAAGATATTAATCACAACTTGCCGTTTCAATTCCACT AGGGGACCGGCTTTTATCACAGAATTGCTTTCGGTGATCCCAAATTCTCATTACCATAAAAGAGGAACATATGACTTGAAAAAG ATTGTGGAATATGCAAATAACAAAGAATTCACTTCTATTATAGTAGTTCACACCAACAGAAGAGAACCAG ACGCTCTTCTAATTATTGGATTGCCTGATGGCCCTACTGCACACTTCAAGCTTTCCAGTTTGGTTTTGAGGAAGGACATTAAG AATCATGGAAATCCTACCAGTCATGAGCCTGAGCTAGTATTAAATAACTTCACAACACGCCTGGGCCATCGCATTGGCAG GCTGATTCAGTCACTTTTTCCCCAATCTCCTAATTTTCGAGGTCGGCGAGTTGTAACCTTCCACAATCAACGAGATTTTATATTCTTCCGACATCATAG GTATATATTTGAAACCAAGGAGATCAAACAGAGTGAGTCAAAAGGTAAAAAGGCAAAGGATACCAAGGGTGAGAGCATTAGTAAAGAAAAAGTAATAGCTCGTCTTCAG GAGTGTGGTCCTCGGTTTACACTAAAGTTGGTAAGTCTACAGCATGGAACATTCGATACAAAAGGCGGAGAATTTGAGTGGGTTCACAAG CCTGAAATGGACACTAGCCGAAGGAGGTTTTTCTTGTAA